One Flavobacterium sp. 90 DNA segment encodes these proteins:
- a CDS encoding glycosyltransferase — MKKRKILFLGESYRADAITWMKGLKEFGDFEICTWELQTPNNSKLNRFKRILEYAFSPISIRKTIKEQKPDMIIAERTTSYGFLAAISGMHPIAIAQQGRTDLWPDGSVLLPFKKIIQKHAFKKADLIHAWGLVMTISMKAIGVDMNKVLVIPKGIDLSLFSPSINNSSKIEAIVTRSLQPEYRHDSILKAFAILNQKGIDFSLTIVGDGTRLQFLKDLAKELQIENKVIFTGRIPNTELPKLLQQSNIYISMPITEGVSASLFEAMACNCYPVVSDIAGNQSWIKHRENGQLIEIDNIEMLAEELIWSFKNAESRNNAILQNRKFVEENANYNINMKIIADKYHELLNQYSN; from the coding sequence ATGAAAAAAAGAAAAATACTTTTTCTGGGAGAATCTTATCGTGCCGACGCGATTACATGGATGAAAGGTTTGAAAGAATTTGGGGATTTTGAAATCTGCACTTGGGAACTTCAAACGCCAAATAATTCGAAACTCAATCGATTCAAGCGTATTTTAGAATATGCGTTCTCTCCTATTTCTATTCGAAAAACAATCAAAGAACAAAAACCGGATATGATTATCGCAGAAAGAACCACAAGTTACGGGTTTCTTGCTGCGATTTCAGGAATGCATCCAATTGCAATTGCGCAACAAGGGCGAACTGATTTGTGGCCGGATGGTTCAGTTTTACTTCCTTTTAAGAAAATCATACAGAAACACGCTTTCAAAAAAGCAGATTTAATTCATGCCTGGGGTCTGGTTATGACGATTTCTATGAAAGCAATTGGTGTTGATATGAATAAAGTTTTGGTTATCCCGAAAGGAATTGATTTGTCACTTTTTTCTCCTTCAATAAATAATTCAAGCAAAATTGAAGCGATTGTAACTCGTTCTTTGCAACCTGAATATCGCCATGATTCTATTTTGAAAGCTTTTGCGATTCTTAACCAAAAAGGAATTGATTTCTCCTTAACTATTGTTGGCGACGGAACGAGATTACAATTTCTAAAAGATCTGGCAAAAGAATTACAAATCGAAAATAAAGTAATCTTTACAGGAAGAATTCCAAATACGGAACTTCCTAAATTATTACAACAATCGAATATTTATATTAGTATGCCAATTACCGAAGGTGTTTCGGCTTCTTTATTTGAAGCAATGGCTTGCAATTGTTATCCTGTAGTTTCGGATATTGCAGGAAACCAAAGCTGGATTAAACATCGCGAAAACGGACAATTGATTGAAATCGATAATATCGAAATGCTTGCCGAAGAACTTATCTGGTCTTTTAAAAATGCTGAATCCCGAAACAATGCTATTTTACAAAACAGAAAGTTTGTAGAAGAAAATGCAAATTATAACATCAACATGAAGATTATTGCAGATAAATATCATGAGTTATTAAACCAATATTCTAACTAA
- a CDS encoding DNA replication/repair protein RecF codes for MHLNKISLFNYKNFSEISFDFDHKINCFVGKNGIGKTNVLDAIYHLAYGKSYFNPLAVQNIKHGEEFFVIDAELEKNERTEQIVCSLKKGQKKILKRNGKAYDKFSDHIGFIPLVIISPADRDLIVEGSETRRKFMDSVISQLDSTYLHQLIQYQKVIVQRNALLKYFALNHVFDNDTLSIYNEQLNSFGQSIFEKRKDFLEQFIPIFNVHHQAITGSEETVQLVYESNLFEKDLLTLLKENINKDRALQYTSVGIHKDDLSFEIDSHPIKKFGSQGQQKSFLIALKLAQFEFLKKQSGVKPLLLFDDIFDKLDENRVAKIIEMVNSETFGQLFISDTHPERTEAIVKSTHQSYKMFNLG; via the coding sequence ATGCATTTAAACAAAATTTCTTTATTCAATTATAAAAATTTCTCCGAGATCAGTTTTGATTTTGACCACAAGATCAATTGTTTTGTTGGGAAAAACGGAATTGGGAAAACCAATGTGCTTGATGCAATTTATCATTTGGCTTACGGGAAAAGTTATTTTAATCCGTTGGCAGTTCAAAATATCAAACACGGAGAAGAGTTTTTTGTAATTGATGCCGAATTAGAGAAAAATGAAAGAACGGAACAAATCGTTTGCAGTTTAAAAAAAGGACAAAAGAAAATTTTAAAAAGAAACGGAAAAGCTTACGATAAATTCTCCGATCATATTGGGTTTATTCCGCTTGTAATTATTTCTCCCGCAGATCGTGATTTAATTGTTGAAGGAAGTGAAACACGCCGTAAATTCATGGACAGCGTAATTTCGCAATTAGATTCTACTTATTTACATCAGCTTATTCAATACCAGAAAGTAATTGTGCAGCGAAATGCTTTGCTGAAGTATTTTGCACTGAATCATGTTTTTGACAATGATACCTTATCTATATATAATGAACAGCTAAATAGTTTCGGACAATCGATTTTCGAAAAAAGAAAAGATTTCCTGGAACAATTTATACCTATATTTAATGTGCATCACCAAGCCATAACGGGATCTGAAGAAACGGTACAATTGGTTTATGAAAGTAATTTGTTCGAAAAAGATTTACTGACATTATTAAAGGAGAACATCAATAAAGATCGCGCACTGCAATATACAAGTGTCGGAATCCATAAAGATGATTTATCTTTTGAAATAGATTCACATCCAATAAAGAAATTTGGATCACAAGGTCAGCAGAAATCTTTCCTGATTGCTTTGAAACTTGCCCAATTCGAATTTCTAAAGAAACAAAGCGGCGTAAAACCGTTATTATTATTTGATGATATTTTTGACAAATTAGACGAAAATCGGGTTGCCAAAATAATCGAAATGGTAAACAGCGAAACTTTCGGTCAGCTTTTTATCTCAGATACACATCCTGAACGTACCGAAGCGATTGTAAAATCGACGCATCAGAGTTATAAGATGTTTAATTTAGGGTAA
- the mutL gene encoding DNA mismatch repair endonuclease MutL has translation MSSIIQLLPDHVANQIAAGEVVQRPASVVKELLENAVDAKATDIKLIIKDAGKSLVQVIDNGQGMSVTDARLCFERHATSKIRQAEDLFSLATKGFRGEALASIAAIAHMEMKTKQDQDELGTHIIIEGSKFVSQEVAVLPKGTSFAVKNLFFNIPARRNFLKSDTVEFRHVMDEFQRVAMAHPNIHFTFYHNGSEMYNLPAAGYRQRIVGIMSGKTNEKLVPVNEDTEIINVQGFVCKPEFAKKSRGEQFFFVNDRFIKSGYLHHAVMAAYDGLLKDGSQPSYFLYLQVPPNTIDINIHPTKTEIKFDDEQALYAILRASIKHSLGQFNVAPVLDFDRDANLDTPYHYKDLEAETPTIQVDGTFNPFTDDKTNQHYSKSNSSSGSGSSSGSSYSSGSNSNSYSGGYSKRVEPTTSWESLYVGLDTESVESSPFTFENEEVTSSLFNDDEVEQASQGTYQIHKKYIVSPIKSGMVIVDQQRAHQRILYEQFLLNMTVNQASSQQLLFPLNLFYSSGEMELIEELKPSLETTGFVFDEAQTDHIVISGIPVNITESEVSLVIEQLLSDLQDGIPANSYSQNDTIAKSMAKSLAVKTGSYLTEKEQDNLVNGLFACKDPNISPFQKPTFITMRVEDIDKKFAL, from the coding sequence ATGTCGAGTATAATTCAATTACTTCCTGATCACGTTGCTAATCAAATTGCTGCTGGAGAAGTGGTTCAAAGACCCGCTTCAGTTGTAAAAGAGCTATTAGAAAATGCTGTTGATGCAAAAGCAACTGATATTAAATTGATCATTAAAGACGCTGGAAAATCATTGGTTCAGGTGATCGATAATGGTCAGGGAATGAGTGTTACTGATGCTCGTTTATGTTTTGAGCGCCACGCAACTTCAAAAATACGTCAGGCCGAAGATTTATTCTCACTTGCGACCAAAGGTTTTCGTGGAGAAGCTCTGGCTTCTATCGCCGCGATTGCGCACATGGAAATGAAAACCAAACAAGATCAGGACGAACTTGGAACTCATATTATAATCGAAGGAAGTAAATTTGTCTCGCAGGAAGTTGCCGTTTTACCAAAAGGAACATCATTTGCCGTTAAAAATTTATTTTTTAATATTCCGGCACGTCGTAATTTCTTAAAATCAGATACAGTTGAATTTCGCCATGTTATGGACGAGTTTCAGCGAGTAGCAATGGCGCATCCAAATATTCATTTTACATTTTATCATAACGGAAGTGAAATGTATAATTTGCCAGCGGCAGGTTATCGTCAACGAATTGTTGGGATAATGTCCGGTAAAACAAATGAAAAATTAGTTCCGGTCAATGAAGATACAGAAATTATAAACGTTCAGGGATTTGTTTGTAAACCTGAATTTGCCAAGAAAAGCCGAGGAGAGCAATTCTTTTTTGTAAACGATCGTTTTATAAAAAGTGGTTACTTGCATCACGCTGTAATGGCAGCATATGACGGACTTTTGAAAGATGGTTCTCAGCCAAGTTATTTCTTGTATTTGCAAGTTCCGCCTAACACAATCGATATCAATATTCATCCAACTAAAACAGAAATTAAGTTTGATGATGAACAGGCATTATACGCTATTTTAAGAGCTTCGATAAAACATAGTTTAGGACAGTTTAATGTAGCACCGGTTTTAGATTTTGATCGCGATGCCAATTTAGATACACCATATCATTATAAAGATTTAGAAGCCGAGACACCTACGATTCAGGTTGATGGAACTTTTAATCCGTTTACGGATGATAAGACAAATCAGCATTATTCTAAATCAAATTCAAGTTCTGGATCAGGTTCAAGTTCAGGTTCTAGTTATAGTTCAGGATCTAATTCAAATTCCTATTCGGGAGGATATTCTAAACGAGTAGAACCAACTACAAGCTGGGAAAGTTTGTACGTAGGTTTGGATACAGAAAGTGTCGAAAGTTCACCTTTTACATTCGAAAACGAAGAAGTTACTTCATCATTGTTTAATGACGATGAGGTAGAACAAGCAAGTCAGGGAACGTATCAGATTCATAAAAAATATATTGTTTCGCCAATAAAATCAGGAATGGTTATTGTTGATCAGCAACGTGCACATCAACGAATTTTGTACGAGCAATTTTTGTTGAATATGACCGTTAATCAAGCATCAAGTCAGCAATTATTGTTTCCGTTGAATTTATTTTATTCGTCAGGCGAAATGGAATTAATCGAAGAATTAAAGCCTTCGCTTGAAACAACAGGTTTTGTTTTTGATGAAGCGCAAACAGATCACATCGTGATTTCGGGAATTCCTGTAAATATTACAGAAAGTGAAGTTTCGTTGGTAATAGAACAATTATTAAGTGATTTGCAAGACGGAATTCCAGCTAATAGTTACAGTCAGAATGATACGATTGCAAAATCTATGGCGAAGAGTTTAGCGGTTAAAACCGGATCTTATTTAACCGAAAAAGAACAAGATAATTTGGTAAACGGATTGTTTGCCTGTAAAGATCCAAATATTTCACCTTTTCAAAAACCTACCTTCATTACCATGCGTGTTGAAGATATAGATAAAAAGTTTGCCTTATGA
- the ribH gene encoding 6,7-dimethyl-8-ribityllumazine synthase, with the protein MATENKNLSEYDKNTIPNAKDFRFGIVVSEWNETITEGLYNGAFDALVDCDVPQQQIIRWNVPGSFELIYGAKKMLQTQNVDAVIVIGCVIQGETKHFDFVCEGVTQGIKDLNVQTDVPVIFCVLTDNNMQQSIDRSGGVHGNKGTEAAIAAIKMAYIRQQASMSHPFHQPLLSSGALQIEDSPRKIEKE; encoded by the coding sequence ATGGCTACTGAAAATAAAAACTTATCAGAATACGATAAAAACACAATCCCAAATGCGAAAGACTTTCGATTTGGGATTGTTGTTTCTGAGTGGAACGAAACCATAACAGAAGGACTTTATAATGGCGCTTTTGACGCTTTAGTTGATTGTGATGTACCGCAACAGCAAATTATTCGTTGGAATGTTCCTGGAAGTTTTGAGCTGATTTATGGTGCAAAGAAAATGTTGCAAACGCAAAATGTAGATGCGGTTATTGTAATTGGATGTGTAATTCAAGGAGAAACTAAACATTTTGATTTTGTATGTGAAGGTGTAACACAAGGAATTAAAGATCTGAATGTTCAGACTGATGTTCCGGTTATCTTTTGTGTCTTAACAGATAATAACATGCAACAATCTATTGACAGAAGTGGAGGAGTTCATGGAAACAAAGGAACCGAAGCAGCAATTGCAGCTATAAAAATGGCATATATTCGTCAACAAGCGTCTATGTCGCATCCGTTTCACCAGCCATTATTGTCTTCAGGTGCGCTTCAGATCGAAGATTCACCAAGAAAAATTGAGAAGGAATAA
- a CDS encoding thioredoxin domain-containing protein has protein sequence MKFSKILFLIVSVLLISCNEKKDNSFKEIAPKDFAEKIKTTENPQILDVRTPEEFESEHIDNAANVNWNSEDFAANVASYDKSKPVFVYCLSGGRSKKAAAKLNELGFTNVYELEGGIMKWNAEGLSNASSAQVGMTMNEFNDLLNSDKKVLVDFYAEWCGPCKQMEPYLLKMQKDMADKVIIIRIDVDKNKTLATQLKIDQLPTMVLYENKAVQWKNTGFIGEQDLKKQLQ, from the coding sequence ATGAAGTTTTCTAAAATTTTATTCCTAATAGTTTCTGTTTTACTAATTTCCTGCAACGAAAAGAAAGACAATTCCTTTAAGGAAATTGCTCCAAAAGATTTTGCAGAGAAAATCAAAACAACCGAAAATCCTCAAATATTAGATGTTCGAACTCCTGAAGAATTCGAATCGGAACATATTGATAATGCTGCAAATGTAAACTGGAACAGTGAAGATTTTGCTGCAAATGTTGCTTCTTACGATAAATCGAAACCTGTATTTGTATATTGTTTAAGTGGCGGAAGAAGTAAAAAAGCGGCTGCAAAACTAAACGAATTAGGCTTTACAAATGTTTATGAATTGGAAGGCGGAATCATGAAATGGAATGCTGAGGGATTATCAAATGCTTCTTCAGCGCAAGTTGGAATGACGATGAATGAGTTTAATGATTTATTAAATTCAGATAAAAAAGTTTTGGTTGATTTCTATGCCGAATGGTGTGGTCCATGCAAACAAATGGAACCGTATCTTTTGAAAATGCAAAAAGACATGGCCGACAAAGTAATAATCATTCGTATTGATGTAGATAAAAACAAAACTTTGGCTACTCAACTAAAAATTGATCAATTGCCAACAATGGTTTTATACGAAAACAAAGCTGTACAATGGAAAAACACAGGCTTTATTGGTGAACAAGATTTAAAAAAACAACTGCAATAA
- a CDS encoding tetratricopeptide repeat protein, with translation MATYNKRGYKTPKEKEVKDVVTEEQQVIIDEKDSTTAGVFSKLDETASRTEDWVAKNQKIIIGLVAGIAVATIGYLAYQKFIEAPKQNEAASEMFVAQQNFEKATNGVASDSLYKLALNGSEGKFGFVKIADEYSGTDAGNLANYYAGIASLNIGKYDDAIKYLGEFKSKEAIVGALAIGAIGDAYSQKNQQKEALDYYVKAAESNKNDFTTPRFLLKAGKTALALGQKEDAIKYLTDIKENYDATPEAASVDVLIGLAQ, from the coding sequence ATGGCAACTTATAATAAAAGAGGATATAAAACACCAAAAGAAAAGGAAGTTAAAGATGTTGTTACAGAAGAACAACAAGTAATCATTGACGAGAAGGATAGTACAACAGCTGGTGTGTTCTCAAAATTAGATGAAACCGCTTCAAGAACTGAGGATTGGGTTGCTAAAAATCAAAAAATCATTATTGGTTTAGTTGCTGGTATTGCAGTTGCTACTATTGGATATTTGGCTTACCAAAAATTTATTGAAGCTCCAAAACAAAATGAAGCTGCAAGCGAAATGTTTGTTGCTCAACAAAATTTTGAAAAAGCAACAAATGGTGTAGCAAGTGATTCATTATACAAATTGGCTTTGAATGGTTCTGAAGGTAAATTCGGATTCGTTAAAATTGCTGACGAATATTCTGGAACTGATGCAGGAAATTTAGCAAACTACTATGCAGGTATTGCTTCTTTGAACATTGGAAAATATGATGACGCTATTAAATACTTAGGGGAATTTAAATCAAAAGAAGCTATCGTTGGAGCTTTGGCAATTGGTGCAATTGGAGATGCTTATTCTCAAAAGAACCAACAAAAAGAAGCTTTAGACTATTATGTGAAAGCTGCTGAATCTAATAAAAATGATTTCACAACACCTCGTTTCTTATTAAAAGCAGGTAAAACAGCTTTGGCTTTAGGTCAAAAAGAAGATGCTATTAAGTATTTAACAGATATTAAAGAAAACTACGATGCAACTCCAGAAGCAGCTTCTGTTGATGTATTGATTGGATTAGCACAATAA
- a CDS encoding rhomboid family intramembrane serine protease has product MMKITPVVKQLLIINIIFFIGTYLVPAAQAYFMLFFPENPGFRVWQPITHMFMHGNIMHIAFNMFALYSFGSTLEHFWGGKKFLFFYISCGLGAALINYAVNFYFFQDAMNTLAANGFNKTEILQLLDEGKMNTKWNELLSVSELKHFYSAYYGTVLGASGAIYGLLVAFTFMFPNAELGIMFIPIPIKAKYFVPVYMLLYDGFFGILGNSFLGMADGVAHYAHIGGALFGFLIMWYWKKNQFNQNRWN; this is encoded by the coding sequence ATGATGAAAATAACTCCCGTAGTAAAACAATTGCTGATAATTAATATTATATTTTTTATTGGTACTTATTTAGTGCCGGCTGCACAAGCTTATTTTATGCTTTTTTTTCCTGAAAATCCAGGATTTAGAGTTTGGCAACCTATCACACATATGTTCATGCATGGAAATATCATGCATATTGCTTTCAATATGTTTGCTCTGTATTCTTTTGGTTCGACATTGGAGCATTTTTGGGGTGGTAAAAAATTCTTGTTTTTTTATATATCATGTGGTTTAGGTGCAGCTTTAATAAATTATGCTGTAAACTTCTATTTCTTTCAGGATGCAATGAATACCTTAGCTGCTAATGGGTTTAATAAAACAGAAATTTTGCAGTTGCTTGATGAGGGTAAAATGAATACAAAATGGAATGAACTGTTGTCAGTCTCTGAGCTAAAACATTTTTATTCAGCTTATTATGGTACTGTTCTGGGAGCTTCTGGAGCAATTTATGGATTGCTTGTTGCTTTTACTTTTATGTTTCCAAATGCGGAACTTGGAATTATGTTTATTCCGATTCCAATTAAAGCTAAATATTTTGTTCCGGTTTATATGCTTTTATATGATGGTTTCTTCGGAATTTTAGGAAATTCATTTTTAGGTATGGCCGATGGAGTAGCTCATTATGCACATATTGGAGGAGCGCTTTTCGGATTTTTAATAATGTGGTACTGGAAAAAAAATCAGTTTAATCAAAATCGTTGGAATTAA
- a CDS encoding DUF2461 domain-containing protein, with amino-acid sequence MLAKESLQFLDDLKKNNNRDWFQDNKKRYEVFKKDYHQLVSDFLDAMKPLDPSLELLEVKNCTFRINRDIRFSKDKSPYKAHLGVWMSSGAKGQNRSGYYVHIEKGASFIAGGFYSPDPDQLKKVRKEIAFFHDDLEAILADKNFKKEFGNLDFDENNSLKNPPRGYEKEHPAIEFLKLKSFTATQKYDISEVTQKDFVSKISKKLIALKPLNEFINRALDTDEF; translated from the coding sequence ATGCTAGCTAAAGAATCATTGCAATTTTTAGACGATTTAAAAAAGAACAATAACAGAGATTGGTTTCAGGACAATAAAAAGCGATACGAAGTTTTCAAAAAGGATTACCATCAATTGGTCAGTGATTTTCTGGATGCGATGAAACCACTTGATCCGTCATTAGAATTATTGGAAGTTAAAAATTGTACTTTCAGAATCAATCGTGACATTCGGTTTTCTAAAGACAAATCTCCTTATAAAGCACATTTGGGCGTTTGGATGTCATCTGGCGCAAAAGGTCAAAATCGTTCCGGATATTATGTACATATAGAAAAAGGAGCCAGTTTTATTGCCGGAGGATTTTATTCTCCAGATCCGGATCAATTGAAAAAAGTACGTAAAGAAATTGCATTTTTCCATGATGATCTTGAAGCTATTTTAGCAGACAAAAACTTCAAAAAAGAATTTGGAAATTTAGATTTTGATGAAAATAATTCGCTAAAAAATCCACCAAGAGGTTACGAAAAAGAACATCCGGCAATTGAGTTTTTGAAACTAAAAAGTTTTACGGCAACTCAAAAATATGATATTTCTGAAGTGACACAAAAAGATTTTGTATCGAAAATAAGCAAGAAATTAATTGCCTTAAAACCATTGAACGAATTTATCAATCGCGCTTTAGATACTGATGAGTTTTAA